A single genomic interval of Streptomyces graminofaciens harbors:
- a CDS encoding VOC family protein — MSQPNATLSGPPAQGRPKMLNHLAYVTHDVEGTVDFYTQVMGMPMVSTVIGSRVPSTGDDFPYFHVFFRLDDGSTLAFFEAPGLPRANPKGHPAYDIFDHLAFEADKPEDIHAWAAWLLQNGVEITGPTDHGIILSIYFRDPVNDIRLEITCPLVEDWNAREDAAARDLRDWVEVKNSAAETGQDVSEALLKFIAARDAEQHDRAVEGPDDSLPRASR; from the coding sequence ATGAGTCAGCCGAATGCCACCCTCTCGGGTCCGCCGGCTCAGGGACGCCCGAAGATGCTGAACCACCTGGCCTACGTCACTCATGACGTGGAGGGCACAGTGGACTTCTATACGCAGGTCATGGGCATGCCGATGGTGAGTACTGTCATCGGCTCCAGGGTCCCGTCCACCGGTGACGACTTCCCGTACTTCCACGTGTTCTTCCGGCTGGATGACGGGTCGACGCTGGCGTTCTTCGAGGCTCCGGGGCTTCCGCGGGCGAATCCGAAGGGCCACCCCGCGTACGACATCTTCGACCACCTGGCTTTCGAGGCGGACAAGCCCGAGGACATTCACGCATGGGCTGCGTGGCTGCTGCAGAACGGTGTCGAGATCACCGGGCCGACCGATCACGGCATCATCCTGTCGATCTACTTCCGGGATCCCGTGAACGACATCCGCCTGGAGATCACCTGCCCGCTGGTCGAGGACTGGAACGCGCGTGAGGACGCCGCCGCGCGCGATCTGCGGGATTGGGTCGAGGTGAAGAACTCGGCCGCGGAGACTGGTCAGGACGTTTCCGAGGCGCTGCTGAAGTTCATCGCCGCGCGCGACGCCGAGCAGCATGACCGCGCGGTGGAGGGCCCGGACGACTCCCTGCCCCGTGCGAGCAGGTGA
- a CDS encoding class I adenylate-forming enzyme family protein gives MNLATSLAQVAARWPNRSAVTWGERTLTWAEIDRRSDALARHLRLLGAAPGSRVALLMRNRPELLEAMYAAFKAGMVIVPLNAKLPAAEVAYHLEDSEAAVLVTDEKGAAEVGDPGVPLVVTGPDYERLLDSHAVGPYGIVDVRPDTVAWLFYTSGTTGRPKGAMLTHGGLAFVVASWLADLTPLDEHDVTLHAAPLSHGAGFHALAATARGVHQVIPAEERFDPPAILALMRERRVTNTWMVPTQITMLVDHLDGGACVLPDLRHIVYGGAPFPTAELAAALRTFGRVLVQLYAQGESPMTVTWLPAADHPDPDGPETALLRSAGYPRPGMDLRIVDPDSGEVLGPDAVGEVAVSGPAVMTGYWKRPEETAKALHGGWLRTGDLGRIDFGGRLFLLDRSKDLIITGGSNVYAIEVERALLEHAGVADVAVIGTPHRTWGETVTAVVVPGDDGAEGDELAAHAKRLLAPYKVPRRFEFVDAIPRNAYGKIDKRRLRERFGSAST, from the coding sequence ATGAACCTTGCGACGTCGCTTGCCCAGGTGGCGGCGCGGTGGCCCAACCGCTCCGCGGTGACCTGGGGCGAGCGCACCCTGACCTGGGCCGAAATCGATCGCCGGTCCGACGCACTCGCCCGCCACCTGCGGCTGCTCGGGGCCGCCCCGGGAAGCCGGGTCGCGCTCCTCATGCGCAACCGGCCCGAGCTGCTGGAGGCGATGTACGCCGCGTTCAAGGCCGGGATGGTGATCGTCCCGCTGAATGCGAAGCTCCCGGCGGCCGAGGTCGCCTACCACCTCGAGGACTCCGAGGCCGCGGTCCTGGTGACCGACGAGAAGGGCGCGGCCGAGGTCGGCGACCCGGGGGTACCCCTGGTCGTCACCGGGCCCGACTACGAACGGCTGCTCGACTCGCACGCGGTTGGCCCTTACGGGATCGTCGACGTCCGGCCGGACACTGTGGCCTGGTTGTTCTACACGTCCGGCACAACCGGGCGGCCCAAGGGCGCGATGCTCACCCATGGCGGCTTGGCCTTCGTGGTCGCCTCCTGGCTCGCCGACCTGACCCCGCTCGACGAGCACGACGTCACACTGCACGCGGCGCCACTGAGCCACGGCGCGGGTTTCCACGCACTCGCCGCGACAGCCCGCGGGGTGCACCAGGTCATCCCGGCCGAGGAACGGTTCGACCCGCCGGCCATTCTCGCGCTGATGCGGGAGCGGCGCGTGACGAACACGTGGATGGTGCCCACGCAGATCACCATGCTCGTCGACCACCTCGACGGCGGCGCTTGCGTCCTGCCCGACCTGCGGCACATCGTGTACGGCGGGGCGCCATTCCCGACGGCCGAACTCGCCGCCGCTCTGCGGACCTTCGGGCGGGTGCTCGTCCAGCTGTACGCACAGGGCGAGTCGCCGATGACGGTGACCTGGCTGCCCGCCGCCGACCACCCGGACCCGGATGGGCCGGAGACGGCCCTGTTGCGGTCGGCGGGTTACCCGCGGCCCGGTATGGACCTGCGGATCGTGGATCCCGACAGCGGTGAAGTGCTCGGTCCCGACGCAGTAGGCGAAGTTGCCGTTTCCGGGCCGGCTGTGATGACCGGGTACTGGAAGCGGCCGGAGGAGACGGCGAAGGCCCTGCATGGCGGCTGGCTGCGCACCGGTGACCTGGGCAGGATCGACTTCGGGGGCCGGCTGTTCCTGCTCGACCGGTCCAAGGATTTGATCATCACCGGCGGGTCGAACGTCTACGCCATCGAGGTCGAGCGGGCGCTGCTCGAGCACGCCGGCGTCGCCGACGTCGCCGTGATCGGTACGCCGCACCGCACTTGGGGAGAAACGGTCACCGCGGTCGTCGTGCCCGGCGACGACGGCGCCGAGGGAGACGAGCTCGCCGCGCACGCCAAGCGGCTGCTCGCACCGTACAAGGTGCCCCGGCGCTTCGAGTTCGTCGACGCCATCCCACGCAACGCCTACGGAAAGATCGACAAGCGTCGGCTGCGGGAGCGTTTCGGATCCGCATCGACCTGA
- a CDS encoding AMP-binding enzyme, whose amino-acid sequence MATPHRDVPEHAVLLLHRLHNIVGPGVATDVTAEKGAARARRRRGRRRDRYAAPHLGETVTAVFVPGDDGAEGDELAAHAKRLLAPYKVPRRFEFVDAIPRNAYGKIDKRRLRERFGSAST is encoded by the coding sequence GTGGCGACGCCTCACCGCGACGTGCCAGAACATGCGGTTCTGCTGCTGCATCGGCTCCACAACATCGTCGGCCCCGGTGTCGCGACCGACGTCACCGCCGAGAAGGGCGCTGCTCGAGCACGCCGGCGTCGCGGACGTCGCCGTGATCGGTACGCCGCACCGCACTTGGGGGAGACGGTCACCGCGGTCTTCGTGCCCGGCGACGACGGCGCCGAGGGAGACGAGCTCGCCGCGCACGCCAAGCGGCTGCTCGCGCCGTACAAGGTGCCCCGGCGCTTCGAGTTCGTCGACGCCATCCCACGCAACGCCTACGGAAAGATCGACAAGCGTCGGCTGCGGGAGCGTTTCGGATCCGCATCGACCTGA
- a CDS encoding CaiB/BaiF CoA transferase family protein: MSTPAPGGPLEGIRVIELGTVVAGPFAGRILADYGADVIKVEAPNRPDPMRDWGQASYRGHRLWWTVHARNKRCITLDLRSERGQELLLELVAVADVVIENFRPGTLERWNLSWERLRAVNRGLVLARVSGYGQTGPYAERPGYASVAEAMGGLRAINGHPGEAPPRMAISLGDSLGGMVAVQGVLAALLQRTRSGQGQVVDIALTEACLALTESMVPEYDRLGRVRQPGGTRLSGIAPSNLFCSADGQWLVVAANQDTVFQRLCAAMGRAELASDPRFADHQARGENQEEIEGIVGEWVGKRSAAEATAELQAAGVVVGPVYTVADIVADPHFRARGALVSHHDERVDDDVLGPGVVPIFSGTPGRVRWAGPPRPGTHNDEVYGELLGLDADAIATLVKDGVM, from the coding sequence ATGAGCACGCCCGCTCCTGGCGGTCCTCTGGAAGGAATCCGGGTGATCGAGCTCGGCACCGTGGTGGCCGGGCCGTTCGCTGGACGGATTCTCGCCGATTACGGAGCTGACGTCATCAAGGTCGAGGCACCGAACCGCCCGGATCCCATGCGTGACTGGGGCCAGGCCTCCTACCGAGGGCACCGGCTGTGGTGGACCGTCCACGCTCGCAACAAGCGATGCATCACACTCGACCTGCGGTCGGAGCGCGGGCAGGAGCTACTGCTCGAGCTGGTCGCAGTGGCGGACGTCGTGATCGAGAACTTCCGGCCGGGCACGCTCGAGCGGTGGAACCTGAGCTGGGAGCGGCTACGGGCGGTGAACCGGGGACTGGTGCTGGCCCGGGTGTCCGGCTACGGACAGACGGGCCCCTACGCCGAACGGCCCGGATACGCTTCTGTGGCCGAGGCGATGGGCGGGTTGCGAGCCATCAACGGTCACCCCGGCGAGGCACCGCCCCGGATGGCGATCTCGCTCGGCGACTCCCTGGGCGGGATGGTGGCGGTCCAGGGTGTGCTGGCCGCGCTGCTGCAGCGGACGCGCTCCGGGCAGGGGCAGGTCGTCGACATCGCCCTCACCGAGGCGTGCCTTGCGCTGACGGAGTCGATGGTGCCCGAGTACGACCGGCTCGGCCGCGTGCGTCAGCCGGGTGGCACCCGCCTGTCCGGCATCGCCCCGTCGAACCTGTTCTGTTCAGCGGACGGCCAGTGGCTCGTCGTCGCCGCCAATCAGGACACCGTGTTCCAGAGGTTGTGCGCGGCGATGGGCCGAGCGGAGCTGGCAAGCGATCCCCGCTTCGCCGACCATCAGGCCCGGGGCGAGAACCAGGAAGAGATCGAGGGCATCGTCGGCGAATGGGTGGGCAAGCGGTCGGCGGCCGAGGCGACCGCCGAACTGCAGGCAGCCGGGGTCGTCGTCGGCCCGGTCTACACGGTTGCGGACATCGTGGCAGATCCGCACTTCCGGGCGCGCGGCGCGCTGGTCAGTCACCACGACGAGCGCGTGGACGACGATGTGCTGGGTCCGGGCGTCGTCCCGATCTTCTCGGGGACGCCCGGGCGGGTGCGCTGGGCGGGACCGCCCCGCCCGGGAACCCACAATGACGAGGTCTACGGCGAGTTGCTCGGGCTCGACGCGGATGCTATCGCCACGCTGGTGAAGGACGGTGTGATGTGA
- a CDS encoding hydroxymethylglutaryl-CoA lyase, with amino-acid sequence MTGPLRLPESIRLREVGLRDGLQIEQPIPTEAKLELLDALVATGVRRIEATAFVSPRAVPALADAAEVAARLSQYPDIEFSALVANPRGAHRAIDAGITTVEYVVSASDGHSTANAGRTTAEALEQCAEVSSVVHRAGGTCEVIVAVAWDDPFDGPTPPDNVVALARRAVDLGADRLCLGDTIGTTTPMRMAQLVTAVREACSGVQVGLHLHDTRGAGLATALAAMQIGVLDLDASIGGLGGCPFAPGASGNIATEELAYLCRDCRVDTGLDMERLVAAAALAQQLVGRPLESGVLRAGDRALVAPDRPVPAA; translated from the coding sequence GTGACCGGTCCACTGAGGCTCCCGGAGTCGATCCGGCTGCGTGAGGTCGGCCTCCGGGATGGGCTGCAGATCGAACAGCCCATCCCGACGGAGGCGAAGCTGGAGCTGCTCGACGCGCTCGTGGCGACTGGCGTGCGCCGCATTGAGGCGACGGCATTCGTCTCACCGCGGGCGGTTCCCGCGCTGGCCGACGCGGCCGAGGTCGCGGCCCGTCTGTCGCAGTACCCGGACATCGAGTTCTCCGCACTGGTCGCCAACCCGCGGGGCGCGCACCGCGCGATCGACGCGGGTATCACCACGGTGGAGTACGTCGTCTCGGCATCCGACGGGCACAGCACCGCCAACGCCGGTCGCACCACGGCGGAGGCGTTGGAGCAGTGCGCGGAAGTGTCATCGGTGGTGCACCGGGCCGGCGGCACCTGTGAAGTGATCGTCGCGGTGGCTTGGGACGATCCCTTCGACGGGCCCACCCCGCCTGACAACGTCGTAGCCCTGGCCCGCCGGGCCGTGGATCTCGGTGCGGACAGGCTCTGCCTCGGTGACACGATCGGGACCACCACGCCGATGCGCATGGCACAACTCGTCACTGCGGTGCGCGAGGCGTGCAGTGGCGTGCAGGTGGGCTTGCACTTGCACGACACCCGGGGTGCGGGTTTGGCCACCGCACTGGCCGCCATGCAGATTGGAGTCCTGGACCTGGACGCCTCCATCGGCGGCCTCGGTGGATGCCCCTTCGCACCCGGTGCGAGCGGCAACATCGCGACCGAGGAGCTCGCCTACCTTTGTCGAGACTGTCGGGTGGACACCGGCCTCGACATGGAGCGGCTCGTCGCCGCAGCAGCGTTGGCCCAGCAGCTGGTGGGACGGCCACTGGAGTCCGGGGTGTTGCGCGCAGGTGACCGCGCTCTCGTCGCTCCGGATCGGCCTGTGCCGGCGGCGTAG
- a CDS encoding zinc-binding dehydrogenase, translating into MVAVHASGVNRADLLQRRGKYVQEALRRPGPVVAGMEVAGEVLAIGDEVTGVEVGDRVMAMCEGSYAEQAVVHHRLLLPVPAGLSWEEAAALPLGLMTAYDALFGAGEFAPGEAVLVSSATSIVGRIAVQLARAGGASVVVGTSRSAEGRERILALGANHAVDGAAEDVAERIEEATGGRKIDVVVDQVGASLFAAHLRVLAVGGRLISVGRLGGAAVSADLNQLALNRITVRGVTFRTRTLDEYAAIAEGVRKNVLDKVAANLVRPAVDHVLPIESAAEAQDLVATGVHQGKIVLTV; encoded by the coding sequence GTGGTCGCGGTGCACGCGAGTGGTGTCAACCGGGCCGATCTGCTGCAGCGGCGCGGAAAGTACGTCCAGGAGGCATTGCGGCGGCCGGGACCGGTGGTCGCCGGAATGGAGGTCGCGGGCGAGGTTCTCGCCATCGGGGACGAAGTCACCGGGGTCGAGGTCGGCGACCGGGTGATGGCGATGTGCGAGGGCAGCTACGCCGAGCAGGCGGTGGTCCATCACCGTCTGCTCCTGCCGGTACCGGCAGGCCTGTCCTGGGAGGAGGCCGCCGCCCTGCCGCTGGGCCTGATGACGGCCTATGACGCGTTGTTCGGTGCTGGTGAATTCGCGCCGGGGGAGGCCGTGTTGGTGAGCTCCGCGACGTCGATCGTCGGCCGTATCGCCGTGCAGCTCGCCCGCGCCGGGGGCGCGTCCGTGGTGGTAGGGACCTCGCGCTCGGCGGAAGGCCGCGAGCGGATCCTCGCGCTTGGCGCGAACCATGCCGTTGATGGTGCCGCCGAAGACGTGGCCGAGCGGATCGAAGAGGCGACGGGAGGGCGCAAGATTGACGTGGTCGTCGACCAGGTCGGCGCGTCACTGTTCGCCGCCCACCTCCGTGTGCTCGCCGTCGGCGGCCGCCTGATCAGCGTGGGCCGGCTTGGTGGTGCGGCGGTGTCGGCCGATTTGAACCAGCTGGCGCTCAACCGCATCACGGTCCGCGGCGTCACGTTCCGGACCCGCACGCTCGACGAGTACGCCGCGATCGCCGAGGGGGTCAGGAAAAACGTTCTCGACAAGGTCGCCGCCAACCTCGTCCGCCCGGCCGTCGACCACGTCCTTCCGATCGAGTCGGCCGCCGAAGCGCAGGACCTCGTGGCGACCGGGGTCCACCAGGGCAAGATCGTCCTCACCGTTTGA
- a CDS encoding cyclase family protein encodes MPTQDDVLGYFNTLSNWGRWGEDDELGTLNHITDDVRLAAARAVRHGRSLSCAWEVAVPEEMERSTTTCPCAADMPGAENMPVPGFRNDRRWGFSNERLGIMFHGNTITHVDSPCHIFWDGTMYNGRSYSLVDTQTGSAWAAVTAAANGIITRGVLLDIAKVREVPWLEPGDGVFPEDLEEAERRQGVRVRSGDAVLLRTGGGRVRHKGGAAGGFTQAGWHASCLPWLYERQVALIGADTPQDVQPSGYDDVLMPVHAVSLVAMGLWLLDNCDLEACATTAAELGQWDFHLAVAPVRFAGTSGSPVNPIATF; translated from the coding sequence ATGCCCACACAGGACGATGTGCTTGGGTACTTCAACACGCTGTCGAACTGGGGACGGTGGGGCGAGGACGACGAGCTCGGGACCCTGAACCACATCACCGACGACGTCCGGCTGGCAGCGGCGCGGGCCGTGCGCCACGGCAGGAGCCTGTCGTGCGCATGGGAGGTTGCCGTACCGGAAGAGATGGAGCGGTCGACGACGACGTGCCCGTGCGCCGCCGACATGCCGGGTGCCGAGAACATGCCGGTGCCCGGATTCCGCAACGACCGGCGCTGGGGCTTTTCGAACGAGCGGCTCGGCATCATGTTCCACGGCAACACCATCACTCACGTCGACTCGCCGTGCCACATCTTCTGGGACGGCACGATGTACAACGGGCGGTCGTACTCGTTGGTCGACACCCAAACGGGATCGGCGTGGGCGGCCGTCACCGCAGCGGCGAACGGGATCATCACGCGTGGCGTCCTGCTGGACATTGCGAAGGTCCGCGAGGTGCCATGGCTGGAACCGGGCGACGGGGTGTTTCCCGAGGATCTCGAAGAGGCCGAGCGTCGCCAGGGCGTACGGGTGCGATCCGGCGATGCGGTACTCCTGCGCACTGGCGGTGGCCGCGTCCGGCACAAGGGCGGAGCGGCCGGCGGTTTCACGCAGGCCGGCTGGCACGCGTCCTGCCTGCCCTGGCTGTATGAACGGCAGGTCGCGCTCATCGGTGCCGACACCCCCCAGGACGTTCAACCGTCGGGATACGACGATGTGTTGATGCCGGTTCACGCCGTGAGCCTCGTCGCGATGGGTCTGTGGCTGCTCGACAATTGCGACCTGGAGGCGTGCGCGACGACAGCTGCCGAGCTCGGCCAGTGGGACTTCCACCTCGCAGTCGCGCCAGTGCGCTTCGCCGGTACGTCCGGCAGCCCGGTCAACCCGATCGCCACATTCTGA
- a CDS encoding class I adenylate-forming enzyme family protein, with the protein MSTVPETGTLALPPLDGLGQLLPRLSRRWPDRTALVTDERTLSFADLDRESSRVARALQDRSIHPGDRVALFSQNRWEWIVSYHAVLKAGAVVNPLNVMLTGEEVAYILADAGTKVLLASGERLDAVGDELRAVPSLEQVVSFDDCGHQVEQFSDLLAVDDDPGFTPFPVDPGSLACIAYTSGTTGRPKGAMQSQRSLVLNCAYAATMHGRTSDDVVITALPAPHVYGNVVINATFMVGGKVVLRKRFDAEDTLQCIVEHRATLLEGVPAMYAMLLASPALEDADLSSLTRSTVGGQTIAETVIDAWESRSGVPLIELWGMTELSGLGTTHAIHAPNVRGSIGVALPGVQVKVADTQDVTVECAPGEPGELLVRGPIVTMGYFNNTEATAETITPDGWLRTGDIATHDGQGHFFVVDRLKDMIITGGYNVYPAEIERVLIGHESVALVAVGREPDPVKGEVAHAYVVLAPGQQPDADALIAHCRQHMAAYKVPRAVHFVDTLPTTSSGKLIRRHLRSSATANA; encoded by the coding sequence ATGAGCACCGTGCCCGAGACGGGGACCCTCGCATTGCCTCCTCTCGACGGTCTGGGCCAGCTCCTGCCCAGGCTCTCGCGGCGCTGGCCCGACCGGACTGCCCTGGTCACCGATGAGCGCACGCTGTCCTTCGCGGACCTCGACCGCGAGTCGAGCCGCGTCGCCCGCGCGCTTCAGGACCGCTCGATCCACCCCGGCGACCGCGTCGCGCTCTTCTCCCAGAACCGATGGGAGTGGATCGTCTCCTACCACGCGGTGCTCAAGGCCGGCGCAGTAGTCAACCCGCTGAACGTCATGCTCACCGGCGAGGAGGTCGCCTACATCCTCGCCGACGCCGGAACCAAAGTCCTGCTGGCTTCGGGCGAGCGGCTGGACGCCGTGGGCGACGAACTCCGTGCCGTTCCCTCACTGGAGCAGGTGGTGTCCTTCGATGACTGCGGGCACCAGGTCGAGCAGTTCTCCGACCTGCTGGCGGTCGACGACGACCCCGGCTTCACACCCTTCCCGGTCGACCCCGGCTCGTTGGCCTGCATCGCCTACACCTCGGGCACCACCGGTCGCCCGAAGGGAGCGATGCAGTCGCAGCGCTCCCTCGTGCTCAACTGCGCCTACGCCGCTACGATGCACGGCCGGACCAGCGACGACGTGGTCATCACCGCACTGCCCGCACCACACGTCTACGGCAACGTCGTCATCAACGCCACGTTCATGGTCGGTGGCAAGGTCGTGCTGAGGAAACGGTTCGACGCCGAGGACACCCTCCAGTGCATCGTCGAGCACCGAGCCACCCTTCTTGAGGGCGTACCCGCGATGTACGCCATGCTGCTCGCCAGCCCGGCCCTCGAAGACGCCGACCTTTCCTCGCTGACCCGCAGCACCGTAGGCGGGCAGACCATCGCCGAGACGGTGATCGACGCCTGGGAAAGCCGCAGTGGCGTCCCCTTGATCGAGTTGTGGGGCATGACCGAACTCTCGGGCCTGGGCACCACTCACGCGATCCACGCTCCCAACGTGCGCGGCTCGATCGGCGTCGCGCTGCCGGGCGTCCAGGTCAAGGTCGCCGACACCCAGGACGTCACCGTGGAGTGCGCGCCGGGCGAACCCGGCGAGCTGCTGGTACGCGGCCCCATCGTGACCATGGGGTATTTCAACAACACCGAGGCAACCGCGGAGACCATCACGCCCGACGGCTGGCTACGCACCGGCGACATCGCCACACACGACGGACAAGGGCACTTCTTCGTGGTCGACCGGCTCAAAGACATGATCATCACCGGCGGCTACAACGTCTACCCCGCCGAGATCGAGCGGGTGCTGATCGGACACGAGTCGGTCGCGCTCGTCGCGGTCGGCCGCGAGCCCGACCCGGTCAAGGGCGAGGTCGCGCATGCCTACGTCGTACTCGCACCCGGTCAACAACCGGACGCGGACGCGCTCATCGCCCACTGCCGCCAACACATGGCGGCGTACAAAGTGCCCCGGGCCGTCCACTTCGTCGACACGCTGCCCACCACCTCCAGCGGCAAGCTCATACGACGCCATCTGCGCTCGTCGGCAACCGCAAATGCCTAA
- a CDS encoding LuxR C-terminal-related transcriptional regulator has product MHHVPAPAPLIQSILSELVDAAGLDAVGWLALPSEQDTLTLTHLHGDRTGALHGLSVPIGRGLTGTVAQSERACWVDDYFTSAAITHDFDQQVAAEGISRMVSVPLLLESGNRGALTLAVRTPGTFADRFVDQLSVTARKAVVTVSRAFREWSSTPNHTAHSTPTTRFVPDGIDPFLLSISAKLAAIRHKIDNRELSQLLGDIEVDVFQAAGQVSEPAAKRRAPGSTSNQPRLTPREHQVLVCVAAGGTNAAIGHRLGLTANTVKTYWQSVMHKLEVGNRAEAVSHAYALGLLAPPPSEDVPN; this is encoded by the coding sequence ATGCATCATGTCCCCGCCCCGGCACCGCTCATTCAGTCGATCCTGTCGGAGTTGGTCGACGCCGCAGGTCTTGATGCTGTCGGATGGCTGGCGCTGCCGTCTGAGCAGGACACGCTCACGCTGACACACCTCCACGGAGACCGGACTGGAGCACTGCACGGCCTGTCCGTCCCCATCGGTCGGGGACTGACGGGGACCGTTGCGCAGAGCGAACGCGCATGCTGGGTCGACGACTACTTCACGTCGGCCGCCATAACCCACGACTTCGACCAGCAGGTCGCGGCCGAGGGAATCTCACGAATGGTGTCGGTGCCGCTGCTTTTGGAATCCGGGAATCGCGGAGCGCTGACCCTTGCCGTCCGCACCCCGGGTACTTTCGCCGACCGGTTTGTCGACCAACTGTCCGTGACGGCGCGAAAGGCAGTCGTGACGGTCTCTCGTGCGTTCCGTGAGTGGAGTTCCACGCCCAATCACACAGCACACTCAACCCCCACAACACGCTTTGTTCCCGACGGCATTGATCCCTTTCTTCTCAGCATCAGTGCCAAGCTGGCCGCCATTCGGCACAAGATCGACAACCGTGAACTCAGCCAACTGCTCGGAGACATAGAGGTCGACGTATTCCAGGCGGCGGGCCAGGTCAGCGAACCGGCAGCGAAGAGGAGAGCGCCGGGCAGTACGAGTAACCAGCCACGACTGACGCCGCGCGAGCACCAGGTTCTCGTGTGTGTCGCTGCCGGCGGTACCAATGCGGCAATCGGCCATCGTCTCGGCCTCACGGCAAACACCGTCAAGACTTATTGGCAATCCGTGATGCACAAGCTGGAGGTGGGAAATCGCGCAGAGGCGGTCAGTCATGCGTACGCGCTTGGACTGCTCGCGCCCCCTCCGAGCGAAGATGTTCCCAACTGA
- a CDS encoding SDR family NAD(P)-dependent oxidoreductase has product MTLQVPQYRIEHLGTASRAKPRRRQSRHAAEAWRGDATHEEDSVDLQLGGKKALVTGGTKGIGGAVVDLLAAEGARVAFCARDADEVKAKEEASGAVGRVLDVADAEALASWVREEGESGGIDIVVTNVSAMAHGSDEKNWRAAFDVDLMHTVRTVDAATPYLLASAQASEGGASVVAVSSTAGREIHFPDGAYGVMKAAVQHYVGGVARHLAAQGVRANVVSPGTIYAPGGIWAGIEEHDPALFTAGLGMNPRGRMGRPEEVAYVVAMLASPLGSWISGTNLLTDGAASRGVQF; this is encoded by the coding sequence ATGACCCTCCAGGTCCCGCAGTACCGGATTGAACATCTCGGCACGGCGTCCAGGGCGAAGCCCAGGCGTCGGCAATCCCGCCACGCCGCCGAGGCGTGGCGTGGCGACGCGACACACGAGGAGGACAGCGTGGACCTGCAGCTTGGCGGAAAGAAAGCTCTGGTTACAGGGGGGACGAAGGGGATCGGCGGGGCGGTCGTCGACCTTTTGGCCGCCGAGGGCGCCCGCGTGGCCTTCTGCGCACGCGACGCCGACGAGGTCAAGGCAAAAGAGGAGGCGTCCGGCGCAGTCGGCCGGGTCTTGGACGTGGCCGATGCCGAGGCGCTCGCCTCCTGGGTGCGGGAGGAGGGTGAGTCCGGCGGCATCGACATTGTGGTGACGAACGTCAGTGCGATGGCGCACGGTTCGGACGAGAAGAACTGGCGAGCCGCCTTCGATGTCGACCTCATGCACACCGTGCGGACGGTCGACGCCGCGACGCCCTATCTCCTGGCGAGCGCGCAGGCGTCCGAGGGAGGAGCTTCAGTTGTCGCGGTGTCGAGCACGGCCGGCCGGGAGATCCACTTCCCGGACGGTGCGTACGGGGTGATGAAGGCGGCGGTCCAGCACTACGTCGGTGGTGTGGCCCGGCACCTGGCCGCCCAGGGGGTCCGGGCCAACGTCGTGTCGCCCGGTACGATCTACGCCCCCGGAGGCATCTGGGCGGGCATTGAGGAGCACGACCCGGCCCTGTTCACAGCGGGGCTGGGGATGAACCCGCGGGGTCGGATGGGCCGGCCCGAAGAGGTGGCCTACGTAGTAGCGATGCTCGCGAGCCCGCTCGGCTCCTGGATCAGCGGCACGAACCTGCTCACGGACGGCGCGGCCTCACGCGGCGTGCAGTTCTGA
- a CDS encoding (R)-mandelonitrile lyase, which yields MEHVTDTPTMKAPAERFTGDVYLNLIEAPAEPARLAVGLVRFTPGARTNWHSHANGQTLYVTEGVGLVGTRDGQVARITAGETLKCPAGEEHWHGATDTNLMAHLAIVVGDGNSDGTTWLEPVTDEQYAKALVANA from the coding sequence ATGGAACACGTCACCGACACCCCCACGATGAAGGCCCCGGCCGAGCGCTTCACCGGCGATGTCTACCTCAACCTCATCGAGGCGCCCGCCGAGCCCGCACGCCTGGCCGTCGGCCTGGTGCGCTTCACCCCCGGAGCCCGCACCAACTGGCACTCCCACGCCAACGGCCAGACTCTCTACGTCACCGAAGGCGTCGGCCTGGTCGGCACCCGCGACGGCCAGGTGGCCCGCATCACCGCCGGTGAGACCCTCAAGTGCCCGGCAGGCGAAGAGCACTGGCACGGCGCCACCGACACGAACCTCATGGCCCACCTCGCCATCGTCGTCGGCGACGGAAACAGCGACGGCACCACCTGGCTGGAGCCGGTCACCGATGAGCAGTACGCCAAGGCTCTGGTCGCCAACGCCTGA